One Rosa chinensis cultivar Old Blush chromosome 5, RchiOBHm-V2, whole genome shotgun sequence genomic region harbors:
- the LOC112167221 gene encoding mitochondrial fission protein ELM1 translates to MRPIRLPEPPSPKMGTPEIFEGGVYGVVRRAVVIGNGFPGSENQSIGLVRALGLADKHVVYRVTRPRGGLNEWLHWLPVSVHKKLDCVIRKMCILLIYRGQKVGSLPTENGGSAGLKCVLEADVQEIVTMARQTYEKDGPILVVACGRDTISIASSLRRLASENVFVVQIQHPRLHLNRFDLVVTPKHDYYPLTPEAQKQVPQFLRGWITPREPPDRHVVLTIGALHQIDATALRNAASAWRDEFAALPKPLLVANIGGPTSNCRYGVDLAKQLATYLLSVLVSCGSIRICFSSRTPEKVSNVITKELGGNPKVYIWDGQEPNPYMGHLAWADAFVVTADSVSMISEVCSTGKPVYLMGAERCKWKLCDFHKSLKERGMVRPFTGLENISESWSYPPLNETAEAASRVHQALAERGWRLRA, encoded by the exons ATGAGGCCGATACGTCTTCCTGAGCCGCCCAGCCCCAAAATGGGGACGCCGGAAATCTTCGAAGGCGGCGTATACGGCGTCGTACGCCGCGCCGTCGTGATTGGCAACGGCTTCCCCGGTTCCGAGAATCAGAGTATCGGCCTGGTTCGCGCTCTCGGCCTCGCCGACAAGCACGTCGTGTAT CGAGTTACAAGGCCAAGAGGAGGTCTAAATGAGTGGCTTCACTGGCTCCCGGTTTCTGTTCACAAGAAGTTGGATTGTGTCATAAGGAAGATGTGTATTTTGTTAATATATCGGGGGCAGAAAGTTGGGTCTCTACCAACAGAAAATGGTGGCAGTGCTGGGTTGAAATGTGTCTTAGAAGCTGATGTCCAGGAGATTGTAACCATGGCTCGTCAGACTTAtgaaaa GGATGGACCCATACTGGTGGTAGCTTGTGGCAGGGATACTATTTCCATTGCAAGTTCTCTTAGACGACTAGCATCTGAAAACGTCTTTGTTGTACAG ATACAACATCCTAGGTTGCATCTCAATAGATTTGACTTGGTTGTTACCCCGAAACACGATTACTATCCTTTGACCCCTGAAGCACAGAAGCAGGTTCCTCAATTTCTACGTGGGTGGATAACTCCTCGTGAACCTCCTGACAGGCATGTG GTCCTCACTATTGGAGCTTTGCATCAAATTGATGCTACTGCCCTTCGTAATGCTGCCAGTGCATGGCGTGATGAATTTGCAGCTCTACCAAAGCCCTTACTTGTGGCGAACATTGGTGGTCCTACAA GCAATTGTCGTTATGGTGTGGACCTTGCGAAGCAATTGGCAACCTATTTGCTTAGTGTTCTTGTAAGCTGTGGAAGCATCAGAATATGTTTCTCTAGTAGAACACCTGAAAAG GTATCCAATGTTATAACAAAGGAGCTCGGAGGTAATCCAAAAGTTTACATTTGGGATGGTCAAG AGCCAAACCCGTACATGGGCCATCTGGCCTGGGCTGATGCTTTTGTTGTCACCGCAGATTCCGTTAGCATGATAAGTGAGGTTTGCAGCACCGG GAAACCTGTGTATCTAATGGGAGCTGAGCGTTGTAAATGGAAGCTTTGTGATTTCCATAAATCACTCAAGGAGCGAGGAATGGTTCGGCCATTTACAGGCTTGGAGAAT atttCAGAGAGCTGGAGTTATCCACCGCTCAATGAAACTGCAGAAGCAGCGAGTCGAGTGCATCAAGCCCTTGCTGAACGGGGATGGAGATTGCGGGCATAG